A section of the Amycolatopsis sp. AA4 genome encodes:
- a CDS encoding acyl-CoA dehydrogenase family protein encodes MSVALTLTEEQRALAEVVRSFCRTHCPDEVWRSGAFPAEFWRGLAELGVLSLAVPGEGGGAGDIAAAGAELGRAAAPGPWAATVFATHVLPSELSAQVADGSCVASAGAPPLLPWAPAAGVFVETDGDSVWLAEADSVEPVEVLGGEQWGRVALTRVQPLERVEAATALSDIAAAAYLSGAGRRLLNLAVEHARVRVQFGRPIGTFQAVAHPLVNSGLSLTAAEKLTTMAALALDDGHPDGTALAAAARCSGGRAAVEAAEVAHQTFGAIGYSVEGPIGPLSQRIRHQASRPGCADKVAANYRRKGRER; translated from the coding sequence ATGAGCGTCGCGTTGACGCTCACCGAAGAGCAGCGGGCACTGGCCGAGGTGGTCCGGAGTTTCTGCCGGACGCACTGTCCCGACGAGGTGTGGCGCTCCGGTGCGTTCCCGGCGGAGTTCTGGCGAGGACTGGCCGAGTTGGGGGTGCTCTCGCTGGCGGTGCCGGGCGAAGGCGGGGGAGCGGGCGACATCGCGGCCGCCGGCGCGGAGCTGGGCCGGGCTGCCGCGCCCGGGCCGTGGGCCGCGACGGTGTTCGCGACACACGTGTTGCCGTCGGAGCTGTCCGCCCAGGTCGCGGACGGGAGTTGCGTGGCCTCGGCCGGTGCGCCGCCCCTGCTGCCGTGGGCGCCGGCGGCGGGCGTTTTCGTGGAGACGGACGGCGACAGTGTCTGGCTCGCCGAGGCCGATTCCGTCGAGCCGGTCGAGGTGCTGGGCGGAGAGCAGTGGGGCCGCGTCGCGCTGACCCGGGTCCAGCCGTTGGAACGCGTCGAGGCGGCGACGGCGCTTTCGGACATCGCGGCCGCGGCATATCTCAGTGGTGCGGGACGACGGTTGCTGAACCTCGCGGTCGAGCACGCCCGGGTTCGAGTCCAATTCGGACGTCCGATCGGGACTTTCCAAGCGGTCGCGCATCCCCTCGTGAACTCCGGGCTTTCGCTCACCGCGGCGGAAAAGCTCACCACGATGGCGGCGCTCGCGCTCGACGACGGGCATCCCGACGGAACCGCGCTGGCGGCCGCGGCCCGGTGCTCGGGCGGGCGGGCGGCGGTCGAGGCGGCGGAAGTCGCGCACCAGACGTTCGGCGCGATCGGGTACTCCGTCGAAGGACCGATCGGGCCGCTTTCGCAGCGGATCAGGCACCAGGCCTCGCGGCCGGGGTGTGCGGACAAAGTGGCGGCGAATTACCGCCGGAAAGGCCGGGAACGATGA
- a CDS encoding acyl-CoA dehydrogenase family protein — translation MEFAWDQADVAFRGELGDFLDRELAGWDRSETGLGSAVYSEFSRGFVGKLAEKGWLTPHWPREYGGGGQGAWQHFVLGEEMWRRGEPRGPQYMNVNWVGPAIIKYGTEDQRRELLPPIARGEVFWCQGFSEPEAGTDLAALRTKAVRDGDSYVLNGQKIWTSYANVADYCFLLARTGSAADGRDGISVFLLPLDTPGTEVRRIPGFVGDHSFNELFLTDARIPADCLLGEENKGWEIVRRTLAYERVGAPRYARAALVLDRLAAEAGASGKLADPGIQEQFGRARAACEAARVLVYRVIDERAKAKEPSPRAYQARAAMVQAERAVGDLALDVLGGEALVEGALGDAQFRNSLGAGIAAGSYEVQLNLISRLILELPKD, via the coding sequence ATGGAGTTCGCGTGGGATCAGGCCGACGTCGCGTTCCGGGGCGAGCTGGGGGATTTCCTCGATCGCGAGCTGGCGGGGTGGGACCGGTCCGAGACCGGCCTCGGCAGCGCCGTCTACAGCGAGTTTTCGCGCGGGTTCGTCGGCAAGCTCGCCGAAAAGGGCTGGCTCACGCCGCACTGGCCGCGCGAGTACGGCGGCGGCGGGCAGGGCGCGTGGCAGCATTTCGTGCTCGGCGAGGAGATGTGGCGGCGCGGGGAACCGCGCGGGCCGCAGTACATGAACGTCAACTGGGTCGGCCCGGCGATCATCAAGTACGGCACCGAGGACCAGCGGCGCGAGCTGCTGCCGCCGATCGCGCGCGGCGAGGTCTTCTGGTGCCAGGGCTTCTCCGAACCCGAGGCGGGCACGGACCTGGCCGCACTGCGGACGAAGGCGGTGCGCGACGGCGACAGCTACGTCCTCAACGGACAGAAGATCTGGACGTCCTACGCGAACGTCGCCGACTACTGCTTCCTGCTCGCGCGCACCGGGTCGGCCGCCGACGGCCGCGACGGCATCTCGGTCTTCCTGCTCCCGCTGGACACCCCGGGGACCGAGGTCCGGCGGATCCCGGGGTTCGTGGGCGATCATTCGTTCAACGAGCTCTTCCTGACCGACGCCCGGATTCCGGCGGACTGCCTGCTGGGGGAGGAGAACAAGGGATGGGAGATCGTCCGGCGCACGCTCGCCTACGAACGCGTCGGCGCGCCCCGGTACGCCCGGGCGGCGCTGGTGCTGGACCGGCTGGCCGCCGAGGCGGGCGCGTCGGGGAAACTCGCCGATCCGGGGATCCAGGAGCAGTTCGGCCGCGCCCGGGCGGCGTGCGAGGCGGCGCGCGTGCTCGTGTACCGGGTGATCGACGAGCGGGCGAAGGCGAAGGAACCCTCGCCGAGGGCGTATCAGGCCCGTGCCGCGATGGTGCAGGCCGAACGCGCGGTGGGCGACCTCGCGCTGGACGTGCTGGGCGGCGAAGCGCTCGTCGAAGGAGCGCTGGGCGACGCGCAGTTCCGCAACTCGCTCGGCGCGGGCATCGCCGCGGGCAGCTACGAGGTGCAGCTCAACCTGATCAGCCGTCTCATCCTCGAACTGCCGAAGGACTAG
- a CDS encoding enoyl-CoA hydratase/isomerase family protein, with amino-acid sequence MSEAPEVLFEKRDHVACLTLNRPHRGNSLTGSMMPVIREMWAEVRDDPWIRAAIVIGAGEKHFCTGADVHAVAGRGGMSTGNGPLTDEVFWSPRQNRVWKPVISAVNGLVAGAGLHFVVDADIVLAADHAAFMDTHVNVGLVGAMENIGLAKRLPLGSALRMTLMGKSYRMPAQRAYQLGLVDELSTSDDLMADAEEMAQAIARNSPAAVSLSKQAVWNSLEMGYGQACEYGWSLLRMHWAHPDAKEGPRAFAEGREPRWTTGADGEQ; translated from the coding sequence ATGAGCGAGGCGCCTGAGGTGCTGTTCGAAAAGCGCGACCACGTCGCCTGCCTCACGCTCAACCGCCCGCATCGGGGCAACTCGCTGACCGGGTCGATGATGCCGGTGATCCGCGAGATGTGGGCCGAGGTTCGCGACGATCCGTGGATCCGCGCGGCGATCGTGATCGGCGCGGGCGAGAAGCATTTCTGCACCGGCGCCGACGTGCACGCGGTCGCCGGGCGCGGCGGGATGAGCACCGGCAACGGACCGCTGACCGACGAGGTGTTCTGGTCGCCGCGGCAGAACCGGGTGTGGAAACCGGTGATCAGCGCGGTCAACGGGCTGGTCGCCGGGGCCGGGCTGCACTTCGTGGTCGACGCGGACATCGTGCTCGCGGCCGACCACGCCGCCTTCATGGACACGCACGTGAACGTCGGCCTCGTCGGCGCGATGGAGAACATCGGCCTGGCGAAACGGCTTCCGCTCGGCTCGGCGCTGCGGATGACGCTGATGGGCAAGAGCTACCGGATGCCCGCCCAGCGCGCGTACCAGCTCGGGCTCGTCGACGAACTGTCCACTTCGGACGATCTGATGGCCGACGCCGAGGAGATGGCGCAGGCGATCGCGCGCAACTCGCCGGCGGCGGTGTCGCTGTCGAAGCAGGCGGTCTGGAACTCGCTGGAAATGGGATACGGGCAGGCGTGCGAGTACGGCTGGTCGCTGCTGCGCATGCACTGGGCGCACCCGGACGCGAAGGAAGGGCCGCGCGCGTTCGCCGAAGGCCGCGAGCCGCGGTGGACGACCGGCGCCGACGGGGAGCAGTGA
- a CDS encoding amidase, translated as MVLSIAEAAVALRAGRTTAVALAESAIAAADELDAALGFYLARFDGPARAAAARADAELAAGIDRGPLHGIPVAVKDLLAADEGETTAQSLVLDRAWGLPGDGPAVARLRAAGAVLTGKTTTMEFGIGAPDRTKPFPLPRNPWRPTHYAGGSSSGSASAVAAGLVFGSLGTDTAGSIRYPAALCGVTGLKPTYGRVPKNGCVPLAPGFDHVGPLARSAEDCALLLTVLAGPDPGDPSSADRPVEDYRGGLTGSLSGLRIGVVPHEDRVFEQAVAVLRDAGARTMPVELPYYAELKTVTKFGLAAEAFAWHRTNLQRRWSDYGASTRMAIAKGALVSAADYVQLQRVRRAGQRKLARLFTEVDLVVTPTATSGAPEIAALSTSGMAETALTSYWNAVGNPALSVPMGFTGDGLPLGLQIAGRPFDEATVLAAGHAYQQRTSWHRQTPTVTVAAGLSLPPAETAQPEADYPGWAAELSALDEALYEEPAPVFRAEP; from the coding sequence ATGGTCCTGAGCATCGCCGAAGCCGCGGTGGCCCTCCGTGCCGGGAGGACCACCGCGGTGGCGTTGGCCGAGTCCGCTATCGCCGCCGCGGACGAGCTCGACGCCGCGCTCGGCTTCTACCTCGCGCGGTTCGACGGACCGGCGCGGGCGGCCGCGGCGCGAGCGGACGCCGAACTGGCGGCCGGGATCGATCGCGGGCCGCTGCACGGGATCCCGGTGGCGGTCAAGGATCTGCTGGCTGCCGACGAGGGCGAGACGACCGCGCAGAGCCTGGTGCTCGATCGCGCCTGGGGTCTCCCCGGCGACGGCCCGGCGGTCGCCCGGTTGCGCGCGGCGGGGGCGGTGCTCACCGGGAAGACGACCACCATGGAATTCGGGATCGGCGCGCCGGACCGGACGAAACCGTTCCCGCTGCCGCGCAACCCGTGGCGTCCCACGCACTACGCCGGCGGCTCCAGCTCAGGCAGCGCGAGCGCGGTCGCCGCCGGCCTCGTGTTTGGCAGTCTCGGCACCGACACCGCGGGCAGCATCCGGTATCCCGCCGCGTTGTGCGGGGTCACCGGGCTCAAGCCGACGTACGGCCGGGTGCCGAAGAACGGCTGCGTCCCGCTCGCACCCGGTTTCGACCACGTCGGCCCGCTCGCTCGCAGCGCCGAGGACTGCGCGCTCCTGCTGACCGTGCTCGCCGGGCCGGACCCCGGCGATCCTTCCTCGGCCGACCGGCCGGTCGAGGACTACCGCGGCGGGTTGACCGGGTCGCTGTCCGGGTTGCGGATCGGGGTGGTGCCGCACGAGGATCGCGTTTTCGAGCAGGCGGTGGCTGTTCTGCGCGACGCGGGCGCGCGCACGATGCCGGTCGAACTGCCGTACTACGCGGAACTGAAGACAGTGACCAAGTTCGGTCTCGCGGCGGAAGCTTTCGCTTGGCACCGAACGAATCTCCAGCGGCGATGGTCCGATTACGGTGCGTCCACGCGGATGGCGATCGCGAAGGGCGCGCTGGTCTCCGCCGCTGACTACGTGCAGCTGCAGCGGGTTCGACGGGCTGGGCAGCGGAAGCTCGCGCGGCTCTTCACCGAAGTCGACTTGGTGGTGACGCCGACCGCCACCAGCGGCGCGCCCGAGATCGCTGCGCTGAGCACGTCCGGGATGGCCGAAACCGCGCTCACCTCCTACTGGAACGCCGTCGGCAACCCGGCGCTGTCCGTCCCGATGGGTTTCACCGGCGACGGCCTGCCGCTCGGCCTGCAGATCGCCGGACGGCCGTTCGACGAGGCCACCGTGCTCGCCGCCGGACACGCCTACCAGCAACGGACCAGCTGGCACCGGCAGACGCCAACGGTGACCGTCGCGGCCGGGCTGTCCCTGCCTCCAGCCGAGACAGCCCAGCCCGAGGCGGATTACCCCGGCTGGGCGGCCGAGCTGTCCGCGTTGGACGAGGCACTATACGAGGAGCCCGCCCCGGTCTTCCGGGCGGAGCCGTGA
- a CDS encoding acyl-CoA dehydrogenase family protein: MDFGFTPEEEAFRAEVLEFLWEYRDTDGYFHRGKDTADGVRRVYRALGDRGWLSLSWPVEFGGGGRSPAYEFILWDEMAYARVARPPMGPGLVAKALMTHGTDAQRERYLADLRRGRLNFCLGYSEPDAGSDLAAVRTKARREGGHYVVDGAKCWTSNAHWSDCVWLLCRTGAADSRSRGLSVLIVPLDSPGITVSPIPTLDGGRLNEVRFDGVRVPVEDRVGAENEGWQVVASALAVERHVQFPPKRLRRDLHDLMAALDSAGVADDPVAARRLGELSVRLAEVDALALALLGEVIRGEPAAVPAAYHKLAGTVLAQDIARAGIELGGAEAAVAGTDTEFLWRQSVLETIGGGTTEVMRGLIGRQEFGLPA; this comes from the coding sequence ATGGACTTCGGCTTCACCCCGGAGGAAGAGGCGTTCCGCGCGGAGGTCCTCGAGTTCCTCTGGGAATACCGCGACACCGACGGCTACTTCCACCGCGGCAAGGACACCGCCGACGGTGTCCGCCGCGTCTACCGCGCGCTCGGCGACCGGGGCTGGCTGTCGCTGTCGTGGCCGGTCGAGTTCGGCGGCGGGGGCCGTTCGCCCGCGTACGAGTTCATCCTCTGGGACGAGATGGCCTACGCCCGGGTGGCGCGTCCGCCGATGGGGCCGGGCCTGGTGGCGAAAGCGCTGATGACGCACGGCACCGACGCCCAGCGCGAGCGCTACCTCGCCGATCTGCGACGCGGCCGGCTCAACTTCTGCCTCGGCTATTCCGAACCCGACGCGGGCTCGGACCTCGCGGCGGTGCGCACGAAGGCTCGGCGCGAGGGCGGCCATTACGTGGTCGACGGCGCGAAGTGCTGGACGTCGAACGCGCACTGGTCGGACTGCGTCTGGCTGCTGTGCCGGACCGGGGCGGCGGACAGCCGGTCGCGGGGGTTGAGCGTGCTGATCGTGCCGCTGGACAGCCCCGGGATCACCGTGTCGCCGATCCCGACCCTCGACGGCGGACGGCTGAACGAGGTCCGCTTCGACGGCGTCCGGGTCCCGGTCGAGGATCGGGTCGGGGCGGAGAACGAGGGCTGGCAGGTGGTCGCGTCGGCGCTCGCGGTGGAGCGGCACGTGCAGTTCCCGCCGAAGCGGCTGCGCCGGGACCTGCACGACCTGATGGCCGCGCTGGACTCGGCCGGGGTCGCCGACGACCCGGTGGCGGCGCGGCGGCTCGGAGAGCTGTCGGTCCGACTGGCCGAGGTCGACGCGCTGGCGCTGGCCCTGCTCGGCGAAGTGATCCGAGGCGAACCGGCCGCGGTCCCGGCGGCGTACCACAAGCTGGCGGGCACGGTGCTGGCCCAGGACATCGCCCGCGCCGGAATCGAACTCGGCGGCGCGGAGGCGGCGGTGGCCGGGACGGACACGGAGTTCCTGTGGCGGCAGTCCGTCCTGGAGACGATCGGCGGCGGGACCACCGAGGTGATGCGCGGGTTGATCGGGCGGCAGGAGTTCGGGCTGCCCGCTTGA
- a CDS encoding acyl-CoA dehydrogenase: MDFEPTSTQRAVLDALGALLARHAGPERSRELAARGEYDWTLEEALRRDGFLDLFASDDAGPLDATLAVEAIAAELGAVSAVPQLLVLPALGLDGPAGPVVLATGEPGPVRYGGEAARMLLAEGDRCFAVALEPGAAERVPSAYGYPLARVVAADREELAPGSAATMVNWWRVGASAEAVGMMRRAVGIAVAYAKDRKVFRRSLGSFQALQHRLAEVNVAVEGARWLVYEAAFAGAPAEAAAVAATHTMSALGRVTRETHQIMGAIGLTAEHDLHLWTLRLQAVRAELGSWRTPSRAVAEARWATV, translated from the coding sequence GTGGATTTCGAACCGACCTCGACCCAGCGCGCGGTGCTCGACGCGCTGGGCGCCCTGCTGGCCCGGCACGCCGGACCGGAACGCAGCCGGGAGCTGGCCGCTCGCGGCGAGTACGACTGGACCCTCGAGGAAGCGTTGCGGCGCGACGGTTTTCTCGACCTCTTCGCTTCCGACGACGCCGGTCCGCTCGACGCGACCCTGGCGGTCGAGGCGATCGCCGCCGAACTCGGCGCGGTCAGCGCGGTGCCGCAGCTGCTGGTGCTGCCCGCGCTCGGGCTTGACGGGCCAGCCGGGCCGGTGGTGCTCGCGACGGGCGAGCCGGGACCGGTGCGCTACGGCGGCGAGGCGGCGCGGATGCTTCTCGCCGAGGGAGACCGGTGCTTCGCCGTCGCCCTCGAACCCGGGGCGGCGGAACGGGTTCCGTCGGCTTACGGCTACCCGCTGGCCCGCGTTGTCGCTGCGGACCGGGAGGAACTGGCCCCCGGAAGTGCCGCGACGATGGTGAACTGGTGGCGGGTCGGCGCGTCTGCCGAGGCCGTGGGCATGATGCGGCGGGCCGTCGGCATCGCGGTCGCCTATGCCAAGGACCGCAAGGTGTTCCGCCGCTCGCTGGGGTCGTTTCAGGCGTTGCAGCACCGGCTCGCCGAGGTGAACGTGGCCGTGGAGGGCGCGCGCTGGCTGGTCTACGAGGCCGCGTTCGCGGGGGCTCCGGCCGAAGCCGCCGCAGTCGCCGCGACGCATACGATGTCCGCGCTCGGCCGCGTGACCAGGGAGACTCACCAGATCATGGGCGCGATCGGGCTGACTGCGGAACACGACCTGCACCTCTGGACGCTGCGGCTGCAAGCGGTGCGCGCGGAACTGGGCAGCTGGCGGACGCCGAGCCGGGCGGTCGCCGAGGCTCGTTGGGCGACGGTATGA
- a CDS encoding MFS transporter: protein MVSPEPQPPAPGGGAASPELRKVTMSSLLGTVIEYYDFLIYSSIAALVFGPLFFPSLNSTTSTIASFGTLAAGYVARPLGGLVFGHFGDRLGRKSMLMVTMTLMGVASFLIGVLPTYATIGIAAPLLLVFLRVVQGIAVGGEWGGAALMVVEHASARRRGLWAGIMQLGSPLGSFLATLVFALVSLLPKPALFSWGWRLPFLLSALLLIVGLYVRLRVSESPVFREQAAKSVDRKPAVPVLQVLRRPRALVLACAAGIGPFALTALISSHSIAYAKTLGYDVSDVARALLFVAGVGIVCIPAFSAWSDRVGRRVVSLIGAVGTILYAIPLYALVNSGSVLLLTLGLMGAQMLQNLMYAPLAPMLSEMFGTGVRYTGVSLGYQLASLLGAGFTPLLASSLVAGFGGSSLPLSAIAGVGAVITIVAIWRISETRGSDLTGSPEAVSPEPAARWS from the coding sequence ATGGTCTCGCCAGAACCCCAGCCGCCCGCCCCCGGCGGCGGCGCCGCGTCCCCCGAACTGCGCAAGGTGACGATGTCCAGCCTGCTGGGCACCGTGATCGAGTACTACGACTTCCTCATCTACAGCTCGATCGCCGCGCTCGTGTTCGGGCCGCTGTTCTTCCCGTCGCTGAACTCCACGACGTCCACCATCGCGTCGTTCGGCACGCTCGCCGCCGGGTACGTCGCGCGGCCGCTCGGCGGGCTCGTCTTCGGCCACTTCGGCGACCGGCTCGGCCGGAAATCGATGCTGATGGTGACGATGACGCTGATGGGCGTGGCCAGTTTCCTCATCGGCGTGCTGCCGACCTACGCCACCATCGGCATCGCCGCGCCGCTGCTGCTCGTCTTCCTCCGCGTGGTGCAAGGGATCGCGGTCGGCGGCGAATGGGGCGGCGCCGCGCTGATGGTCGTCGAGCACGCGAGCGCGCGCCGGCGCGGCCTGTGGGCGGGCATCATGCAGCTCGGGTCCCCGCTGGGGTCGTTCCTGGCCACGCTCGTGTTCGCGCTGGTGAGCCTGCTGCCGAAACCCGCGCTGTTCTCGTGGGGCTGGCGGCTGCCGTTCCTGCTGAGCGCCCTGCTGCTGATCGTCGGCCTGTACGTGCGGCTGCGGGTGTCGGAAAGCCCGGTCTTCCGCGAGCAGGCGGCCAAGTCCGTCGACCGGAAGCCCGCCGTCCCGGTGCTGCAGGTGCTGCGCCGCCCGCGTGCGCTCGTCCTCGCCTGCGCGGCCGGGATCGGGCCGTTCGCGCTCACCGCGCTGATCAGCTCGCACAGCATCGCCTACGCCAAAACCCTCGGCTACGACGTGTCCGACGTGGCCCGCGCGCTCCTGTTCGTCGCGGGCGTCGGGATCGTCTGCATCCCGGCCTTCTCCGCGTGGTCGGACCGCGTCGGGCGGCGGGTGGTCAGCCTGATCGGGGCTGTCGGCACGATCCTGTACGCGATTCCGTTGTACGCCTTGGTCAACAGCGGCTCGGTGCTGTTGCTGACGCTCGGGCTGATGGGCGCGCAGATGCTGCAGAACCTGATGTACGCGCCGCTCGCGCCGATGCTGTCGGAGATGTTCGGCACCGGCGTGCGCTACACCGGGGTTTCGCTGGGCTACCAGCTGGCGAGCCTGCTCGGGGCCGGGTTCACGCCGCTGCTCGCGAGCAGCCTGGTCGCCGGGTTCGGCGGGTCGAGCCTGCCGCTGAGCGCGATCGCGGGCGTCGGGGCGGTGATCACGATCGTGGCGATCTGGCGGATCTCCGAGACCCGCGGCAGCGACCTGACCGGCTCGCCCGAGGCCGTCTCCCCCGAACCGGCCGCTCGATGGTCCTGA
- a CDS encoding IclR family transcriptional regulator: protein MANQRTYGSGLVRDVDLLEALALPEARDGLGVSRVAELSGRDKAQVSRALATLADAGLVSRDEHTRAYRPGWRLFALATHATETHLAHLAAPFLRTIVARLNETTHLCVLRAGQVFTLRSELASHAFRGLGWEGVGVDPFTTSPGRVLLSEWDEETVGHWWRTFAAAHPLPHLPGPAEEPPPLTLDQLLGKLAGIRERGYETVDEEFEPGLVGVSAPVYGFRGDIVAAVNVSAPKARLGERLPAAGRFARTVADRISAALGAPG from the coding sequence ATGGCGAACCAGCGCACCTACGGTTCGGGCCTGGTCCGCGACGTCGACCTGCTCGAAGCCCTCGCCCTGCCGGAGGCGCGCGACGGACTCGGCGTGTCCCGCGTCGCCGAACTGTCCGGCCGGGACAAGGCGCAGGTCTCGCGCGCCCTCGCGACGCTCGCCGACGCCGGTCTGGTGTCGCGCGACGAGCACACGCGGGCGTACCGGCCGGGCTGGCGGCTCTTCGCTCTGGCCACGCACGCCACCGAAACGCATCTCGCGCACCTCGCCGCGCCCTTTCTGCGCACGATCGTGGCGCGGTTGAACGAAACGACGCATTTGTGCGTCCTGCGCGCCGGTCAGGTGTTCACCCTCCGGAGCGAACTCGCGTCCCACGCTTTTCGCGGGCTCGGCTGGGAAGGCGTCGGCGTCGACCCGTTCACGACCTCCCCCGGACGGGTGTTATTGAGCGAATGGGACGAGGAAACCGTCGGGCACTGGTGGCGGACCTTCGCCGCCGCTCACCCGCTCCCCCACCTCCCCGGGCCCGCCGAGGAACCACCCCCGCTCACCCTCGACCAGCTGCTCGGGAAGCTCGCCGGGATCCGGGAACGCGGCTACGAAACCGTGGACGAGGAGTTCGAGCCCGGGCTGGTCGGCGTGTCCGCGCCGGTGTACGGCTTCCGGGGCGACATCGTCGCGGCAGTCAACGTTTCCGCCCCGAAAGCGCGCCTCGGCGAGCGGCTTCCCGCGGCGGGCCGGTTCGCCCGCACGGTCGCCGACCGGATCTCCGCCGCGCTCGGCGCGCCGGGATGA